Within Fusobacterium periodonticum ATCC 33693, the genomic segment TTAACTTTGATGAAAATCCTGAATATAAGCAATTTTTCCAAACAACAAAAGATATAAATAGAATATTACAAAATTTAATGTTGATTAGTGGCTATAAAATTATAGCTGAGAAAACATTAATTATATTTGACGAAATTCAAGATGCACCAGAAGTAATAAATTCATTAAAGTATTTCTATGAGAATGCACCTGAATATCATATTGCTTGTGCAGGTTCTTTATTGGGAATTACTCTAGCTAAACCAAGTTCATTTCCAGTGGGGAAAGTTGATTTCTTAAATATTTATCCCATGAATTTTTCTGAATTTTTGTTAGCTAATGGAGATGAAAATTTAAAATTATTTTTAGATAGCTTAAATAGTATAGAAAATATTCCAGATGCTTTTTTCAATCCCTTATATGAAAAACTAAAGATGTACTATGTTACTGGTGGAATGCCAGAAGCTGTATATATGTGGACCCAAGAAAGAGATATAGAACTTGTTAGAAAAACTTTAAATAATATTTTAGAAGCCTATGAAAGAGATTTTGCAAAACATCCAAATATCTATGAGTTTCCAAAAATATCTATGATATGGAAATCAATTCCTTCTCAATTAAGTAAGGAGAATAAAAAATTTATCTATAAAGTAGTTAAAGAAGGAGCAAGAGCAAGAGAATATGAAGATGCTTTACAATGGTTAGTGAATGCAAATTTAGTAACAAAAGTCTTTAAATGTTCAGCACCAAGAATACCATTGTCTTCATATGATGATTTATCAGCTTTTAAAATATATTTAGTTGATGTTGGATTACTTGCAAGATTATCACAATTATCTCCAAATACTTTTGGAGAAGGAAATAGACTTTTTACTGAATTTAAAGGAGCATTAACTGAAAATTATATACTACAGGGATTAAGTCCACAATTTGAAGTCAGTCCTTGTTATTGGTCAGAAAATAATTATGAAGTAGATTTTATAATACAAAATGAGAATAATATTATTCCTATTGAAGTAAAAGCTGAAACAAATATAAAAAGTAGAAGTTTACAAAAATTTAAAGAGAAATTTAAAGATGATATTAAATTAAGAGTTAGATTTTCATTTGAGAATTTAAAACTAGATGATGATTTACTAAATATACCACTTTTTATGGTAGACTATACTGAGAAAATTATAAATATTGCAATGAACAAATTAAAGGAGAAAAATAATGGATAATGATGTTAAACTAGGAAAATTTATCAGCCTTATTTTAAGACATAAACCAGAAACTATAGATTTAAAATTAGATGAAAATGGTTGGGCTGATACAAAAGAATTAATAGAAAAAATTAGTAAAAGTGGAAGAGAAATTGATTTTACAATATTGGAAAGAATTGTAAATGAAAACAATAAGAAAAGATATAGTTTTAATGAAGATAAAACTAAGATAAGAGCAGTTCAAGGACATTCTATTGAAGTAAATTTAGAGCTTAAAGAAGTTGTTCCACCAGCTGTTCTATATCATGGAACAGCTTTCAAAAATCTAGAAAGTATAAAAAAAGAAGGAATAAAAAAGATGAATAGACAACATGTTCATCTATCAGCAGATCTAGAGACAGCAAAGAATGTTGCCACAAGACATAGTTCAAAATATGTAATTCTTGAAATAGATACTGAAGCTATGATAAAAGAAAACTATAAATTTTACTTATCAGAAAATAAAGTTTGGCTTACAGATTTTGTTCCAAGTAAATTTGTGAACTACTCACGACTAACACCCTAACGAGTGCTAGAGCCACGAGTGTTCTAACACATTTAATAAAATTTTAGGAAGGAAAAAATGAATAAAAATAGAATTTTACTGAGAGAACGTTATTTTGAGAGTGCTGTTATGCTTTGTATAGCAAATATAGATGGGAAAGATTGTTTTATCCTAGAGAAAAGGGCAAAAAATATTAGACAGGCAGGAGAAATCTCTTTTCCAGGTGGAAAAAAAGATAAGACTGATAAGACTTTTAAAGAAACAGCTATAAGAGAAACAATGGAAGAGTTACAAATAAAAAGAAATAAGATTTCAAATGTCAGTAAGTTTGGACTTTTAGTCGCACCTCTTGGGGTGTTAATTGAGTGCTATATATGTAAATTAAATATAGAAAATTTAGATGAAATCAATTATAATAGAGATGAAGTTGAAAAGTTATTAGCAGTACCCATAGAATTTTTTATGGAAAATGAAGCAATTAAAGGGGAAGTTGAAATTTGTAATAAGGCAAAGTTTGATATAAAAAAATATAATTTCCCTAAAAGATATGAAAATGATTGGAGGATTCCTAACAGATATGTATACATTTACATGTTTGAGGAAGAGCCAATTTGGGGTATGACAGCTGAAATAATTTGTGATTTTATAAAGACATTAAAAAATGAAGGAAAGGTTGAATTCTATGAATATAAATAGAAAATTAGCTACAGAACTTGTAGAAGAAGCTAAAAAGAATGGAAAAAAAGTTGTGTTTACTAATGGTTGTTTTGATATACTTCATGCAGGACATGTGACATATTTAACAGAAGCTAAAAGACAAGGAGATATACTTATTGTTGGAGTAAATTCAGATGCTTCTGTAAAAAGATTAAAAGGAGAAACAAGACCTATCAATTCTGAATATGATAGAGCTTTTGTGCTTGATGCTTTGAAATCAGTTGACTATACTGTTATTTTTGAAGAAGATACTCCAGAAGAATTAATAGCTTGTTTAAAGCCTTCTATTCATGTAAAAGGTGGAGATTATAAAAAAGAAGATTTACCAGAAACAAAAATCGTTGAAAGTTATGGTGGAGAGGTTATTATTTTAAACTTTGTTGAAGGAAAGTCTACAACAAATATAATAGAAAAAATTAATAAGAAATAAAAGGTGAGAGAAATGGAAAAAATCTTGACTTTTAGTCAAATAGATGAACTGGCAAAAAAACTGGCTAACTATGTTGAAGAAAATACAGTTATTGCTTTAATAGGTGACTTAGGTACTGGTAAAACAACATTTACAAAGACTTTTGCTAAGGAATTTGGAGTGAAAGAAAATTTAAAAAGCCCAACATTCAACTATGTACTTGAATATTTATCAGGGAGATTACCTCTATATCACTTTGATGTGTATAGATTATGTAGTTCAGAAGAAATATATGAGATAGGTTATGAAGATTATATTAATAATGGTGGAGTTGCTCTTATTGAGTGGGCTAATATAATTTCAAAAGATTTACCTAAAGAATATATAAGAATTGAATTCAAATATGCGGAAAAAGAAGATGAAAGAATAGTTGATATCAGCTATGTAGGAAACAAAGAGAAGGAGGAAAAATTCAATGTTGCTTTTGGGAATTGATACATCTACAAAGATTTGTACTTGTTCTATATATGATAGTGAAGCTGGACTTATAGCTGAAACAAGTTTATCAGTGAAAAAAAATCATTCAAATATAGTTATGCCAATAGTGGATAATCTATTTAAAATTTCAGAATTGAATATTAAAGATATAGATAAAATTGCAGTTGCAATAGGACCCGGTTCATTTACAGGAGTTAGAATAGCTTTAGGAATAGCTAAGGGTCTAGCTATGGCTCTTAATAAAGGTCTTGTTGCAGTGAATGAACTTGATATATTAGAAGCTATAGCAAGTGATAATGAAAATGAAATCATTCCTTTAATAGATGCTAGAAAAGAAAGAGTTTACTATAAATATCAAGGAAAATGTCAAGATGATTATTTAATTAATCTACTTTCAAGTCTTGATAAAAATAAAAAATATGTATTTGTTGGAGATGGAGCAATAAATTATGCAAGTATTCTAAAAGAAAATTTAGGAGAAAATGCTATTATAGTTCCTAGATACAACTCTTTCCCTAGAGCTTCTGTTCTTTGTGAGCTTTCTTTAAATAGGGAAGATGCTAATATTTATACAGTAGAACCAGAATATATTAGCAAATCAAGAGCAGAGAAAAATTTCTAAATCAAAATATAAAAATCCTCTATCTAATTTTTTATCTACAAAAATATTAAAAAACGTAGTATAATATATAGAAGAAACTTATTAATAAAATAGCATATATAAGCTAATATTTGATATATAAAGGAAAAATT encodes:
- a CDS encoding ATP-binding protein — encoded protein: MERFILNDLIKWKNSKYRKPLILKGVRQVGKTWILKEFGDRYYENVAYFNFDENPEYKQFFQTTKDINRILQNLMLISGYKIIAEKTLIIFDEIQDAPEVINSLKYFYENAPEYHIACAGSLLGITLAKPSSFPVGKVDFLNIYPMNFSEFLLANGDENLKLFLDSLNSIENIPDAFFNPLYEKLKMYYVTGGMPEAVYMWTQERDIELVRKTLNNILEAYERDFAKHPNIYEFPKISMIWKSIPSQLSKENKKFIYKVVKEGARAREYEDALQWLVNANLVTKVFKCSAPRIPLSSYDDLSAFKIYLVDVGLLARLSQLSPNTFGEGNRLFTEFKGALTENYILQGLSPQFEVSPCYWSENNYEVDFIIQNENNIIPIEVKAETNIKSRSLQKFKEKFKDDIKLRVRFSFENLKLDDDLLNIPLFMVDYTEKIINIAMNKLKEKNNG
- a CDS encoding RNA 2'-phosphotransferase, with protein sequence MDNDVKLGKFISLILRHKPETIDLKLDENGWADTKELIEKISKSGREIDFTILERIVNENNKKRYSFNEDKTKIRAVQGHSIEVNLELKEVVPPAVLYHGTAFKNLESIKKEGIKKMNRQHVHLSADLETAKNVATRHSSKYVILEIDTEAMIKENYKFYLSENKVWLTDFVPSKFVNYSRLTP
- a CDS encoding NUDIX hydrolase produces the protein MNKNRILLRERYFESAVMLCIANIDGKDCFILEKRAKNIRQAGEISFPGGKKDKTDKTFKETAIRETMEELQIKRNKISNVSKFGLLVAPLGVLIECYICKLNIENLDEINYNRDEVEKLLAVPIEFFMENEAIKGEVEICNKAKFDIKKYNFPKRYENDWRIPNRYVYIYMFEEEPIWGMTAEIICDFIKTLKNEGKVEFYEYK
- the rfaE2 gene encoding D-glycero-beta-D-manno-heptose 1-phosphate adenylyltransferase; translated protein: MNINRKLATELVEEAKKNGKKVVFTNGCFDILHAGHVTYLTEAKRQGDILIVGVNSDASVKRLKGETRPINSEYDRAFVLDALKSVDYTVIFEEDTPEELIACLKPSIHVKGGDYKKEDLPETKIVESYGGEVIILNFVEGKSTTNIIEKINKK
- the tsaE gene encoding tRNA (adenosine(37)-N6)-threonylcarbamoyltransferase complex ATPase subunit type 1 TsaE, translating into MEKILTFSQIDELAKKLANYVEENTVIALIGDLGTGKTTFTKTFAKEFGVKENLKSPTFNYVLEYLSGRLPLYHFDVYRLCSSEEIYEIGYEDYINNGGVALIEWANIISKDLPKEYIRIEFKYAEKEDERIVDISYVGNKEKEEKFNVAFGN
- the tsaB gene encoding tRNA (adenosine(37)-N6)-threonylcarbamoyltransferase complex dimerization subunit type 1 TsaB, encoding MLLLGIDTSTKICTCSIYDSEAGLIAETSLSVKKNHSNIVMPIVDNLFKISELNIKDIDKIAVAIGPGSFTGVRIALGIAKGLAMALNKGLVAVNELDILEAIASDNENEIIPLIDARKERVYYKYQGKCQDDYLINLLSSLDKNKKYVFVGDGAINYASILKENLGENAIIVPRYNSFPRASVLCELSLNREDANIYTVEPEYISKSRAEKNF